In Rhodohalobacter mucosus, the genomic stretch TGGGTGCCGGCGTAGTAACCAAAATTAATGACTAAAAGGTTTTAGCAAGTGGCTACACAACAGAAGATCAGAATTAAACTGAAGTCGTACGATCATAATCTGATCGACAAATCAGCAGAGAAAATCATACAAACAGTGAAATCTACCGGTGCAGTTGTATCCGGACCGATTCCTCTGCCGACAAACAAAAACATCATCACGGTGAACAGATCGGTTCATGTGAATAAAAAATCGCGTGAACAATTCGAATATCGATCGCATAAGCGGCTGATCGACATTCTTTCAACAGGTTCGCAAACCGTGGATGCCCTAATGAAGCTTGAGCTTCCATCCGGTGTGGATGTAGAAATTAAAGTGTAATAAGATTCCAAACGTACCATGAGTGGTTTAATAGGAAAAAAAGTAGGAATGACAAGCATCTTTGATGATCTGGGGCGCAGTATAGCCGTCACGGTTGTTGAGGTGGAGCCTTGTACCATTACCCAAATAAAAACAGAAGAAACTGACGGTTATAATGCTGTTCAGGTTGCTGCATTCAGTAAGAAAGCCAAAAATGTGTCGAATGCACTTCTTGGTCATTTCGATAAAGCAGGGTCTGAGCCAAAGCGTGTTGTAACTGAATTTCGGGATTATATACCGGAAGGTTTTGAACTTGGTGATGAGCTGAATATCGAAGACGTGTTTTCAGTCGGCGACCGGGTTGATATTGTCGGTATTTCGAAAGGAACAGGTTTTACAGGAGTTGTGAAACGACACAACTTTAGCGGAGTTGGCGACCGGACTCATGGTCAGCACAATCGTGAAAGAGCTCCCGGATCCATTGGTCAGGCCTCTGATCCATCCCGTGTATTCAAGGGTATGAAGATGGCCGGACGCTCAGGAAACAGACGAACAAAAATTCAAAATCTCTCAGTGGCGCAAATACTGCCGGAGTCTAACCTGGTTCTTATTACAGGTTCCATTCCCGGTGCAAAAGGCGGTTATCTGGAGATTCATAATAAATCACAGCAATTAGCCTGATGGAACTGACGATTTATAAAGTTGATGGCAAAAGCAGCGGTAAAAAAGCAACGCTGAGCGACGAAATCTTCGCGGTTGAACCGAATGAAACGGTTCTTTATGAAGATGTCCGCCGCATTCTTGCCAATAGACGACAAGGAACAGCAAAAACAAAAGAACGCAGTGAAGTTCGCGGAGGTGGCCGAAAAGCTTATAAGCAGAAAGGTACCGGAATGGCCCGTAGAGGTTCTATGCGATCACCTCTTCTGAAAGGCGGAGGAACCGTATTTGGTCCTCGTCCACGCACCTATACGAACAACCTGAACAAAAAAGCCAAGCGGCTGGCGCGAAAATCAGCCCTGTCTCTTAAGGTATCGGAAGATGCACTCAAGGTTGTGGATGACTTTACGTTCGAAGAAATCAAAACACGTCAGGTAGTTGATATGCTGACTGCTTTTGAGCTTGAAAACTCCAAGGTGCTGATTGTTACCGCAGATACCGACCATAAACTCTATCTGTCTGCCAGGAATATCCCGGGC encodes the following:
- the rpsJ gene encoding 30S ribosomal protein S10, which encodes MATQQKIRIKLKSYDHNLIDKSAEKIIQTVKSTGAVVSGPIPLPTNKNIITVNRSVHVNKKSREQFEYRSHKRLIDILSTGSQTVDALMKLELPSGVDVEIKV
- the rplC gene encoding 50S ribosomal protein L3, whose amino-acid sequence is MSGLIGKKVGMTSIFDDLGRSIAVTVVEVEPCTITQIKTEETDGYNAVQVAAFSKKAKNVSNALLGHFDKAGSEPKRVVTEFRDYIPEGFELGDELNIEDVFSVGDRVDIVGISKGTGFTGVVKRHNFSGVGDRTHGQHNRERAPGSIGQASDPSRVFKGMKMAGRSGNRRTKIQNLSVAQILPESNLVLITGSIPGAKGGYLEIHNKSQQLA
- the rplD gene encoding 50S ribosomal protein L4, yielding MELTIYKVDGKSSGKKATLSDEIFAVEPNETVLYEDVRRILANRRQGTAKTKERSEVRGGGRKAYKQKGTGMARRGSMRSPLLKGGGTVFGPRPRTYTNNLNKKAKRLARKSALSLKVSEDALKVVDDFTFEEIKTRQVVDMLTAFELENSKVLIVTADTDHKLYLSARNIPGINVIEAFSPNTYDIMNSDIVLIQKSAIQVLENSIEPKVEEEAA